The segment AGTCCGGCTCCTTGCCCCCAGGGAGGTACCCCATGCTTGATGCAACAATTCATAAAAAACTGAGGGATTTTTCACTCGATGTCACCATCCATGCCGGACCGGGTGAGATTGTTGTTCTCATGGGGGAGAACGGTGCCGGGAAATCTACGGTCCTCAACATTATATCCGGTCTTGTAACCCCGGATGAAGGCTTGGTCTGTTTGGATGGTGCAGTGCTCTTTGATTCGGGTAACGGAGTAAATGTGCCGGTGGAAAACCGCCGCATCGGGTACGTATTCCAGAATTCTGCTGTCTTTCCCCACCTGTCTGTCCGGGATAATATCGCATTTGGTCTTCGTGCCCACCATAAATCACCGGTTTTTATTGAAGAGCGCGTCGGGTATTGGTTAAGTAAGCTGAACATCGGGGAGCTTGCTCATGTGAAAGCGGGAAACCTCTCGGGAGGGCAGAAACAGAGGGTTGCCCTTGGACGGGCTCTTGCCATCGAGCCGGCACTTCTTATGCTTGATGAGCCTTTTACTGCACTGGATGCCGAGAATATCCGATCCGCAAAAGAACTGCTGAGGTCATTTGTGACCGGGATGCACATACCCTGTCTCGTTGTTACCCACCGCATTGCTGATAGCCGGGATGTCGGCGACCGGCTGTACATGATCAACCGGGGATCCAGGGAATGGGAAGGAAGACCGGAGGATGTGGCCGAATGTACGTATCGTAATGAATCCGGGTAACCATCCGGGTTCATTGGCGTGATTACGTAATCTGTTGAATCGAAGTTGGGTGGCAGGCCGGCCGCGATGGCCGGCTGGGATTGAAAGCCGCTGGGATGCGGCTGAAAGGGAAACGTCCGCCCAGCGGTTCCGGTGAGCCGGTTAACTGCATCAGAATCAAGAGTTCATGAGAACAACTTAATTTAATTAACCTGCCGAAACTTTTTAAAAAGTTTTTTAATATATGAAACGGGATGTTGATTGAGTGATTATGGGCAAGAACAACGACATCATGAACGAGTTTGCACAGCAGGAGCTTAAGCGCGTCTATTCAACCTACGATGGCTGGAAAATGACCCCCCAGGCACTGGGAAGCGGGTATGACACCCTCGTAAAACTTGAGCGCATGGATCAGGGCCACCGCGATATCGTGAAAGTCCTGGTGACCTTCAACAAAGAGATGCCGGCAAAACTGGTTGAAGAACTGAATAAAAAGGAAAAGACAACTGATGGATCGGTACCCCGTTATGATGCAGCGGTCATTGCACCGGCGAATGCGAATACCTCAGTACTTCCGGCCGGCATGAAAATTTTTATCATGAACTCGTTTGCATTCAAGGGAAATGAGTTAACGTGGGTAAAAAAGAAAGTTGCAAAGAACCCGGTACCAGCAGCAAAAATTGCTGCCTGAACAGTCATTTACTTTTTTTATTGTCGTCATGTTTCAGGATCCCCTTGTGACAGATCCCTGAACTCTGAACTTAATGAATTTCTGGCTCTGTTGAAATCCTCTTTTTCCCATTGCTTCTCTATTGTCTGCGGCTGATATGAGGGTGACCCCCTCTCTCCCCTGGATGGGGATGCAGCCCAAGAGGAGCATCCCCTTGACCCCCTTTAAAGAAAATTCTCATCAACCTTCTGATGGTTATCGCAATATTGGGAGATGCCCGAGCGGCGGGGGCGAAAGCACGATGTGCTGTAGCCCCCAAGAGCGACTCCTGCTTTCCTTTTAGGATTTCAACAGAGCCGAATTTCTTTAAAACACGAGCACCCGCTGGTGTTCCGCGTCAACGAGTCCGGGCGGATAAAAGAAGATCTTCCCGAGGCCCGGGTACCCGATCTCCAGCACGGCGTTGAGCGACTTGTCTTTGGTGATCCCCCGCTTCTGGAAAGATGGAGTGAACGCGAAGAACTGGAGGTTTGCACTTCCGGCAACCGCGTTGATCACCTCCTGGATGCTATACACCGCTGAGCCGGGCTGTACCTTGTGATTGCCGGTCACGGCATAAATCCCGTCCTCCATGAAAACCACCCGGGTCAGGATGCCCGCATGAGCGCAGGCTGCGGCAAACGCAACCGCGCCGGATGCCAGCTCCGTGCTGTACGGGCTTTTTGTAATGAGGATGGTGACCGGCGGGGCTTTGCTCGTCTTTTCCGCCCTGTTAAAAGAGTGGGAAGAGTGGGCAGCACCCTGTTTCCGGATCTGGAGGGCTCCGGCATCGGAAGAGAGGATGGTGTGGGAAGCGAGGAAGCGGTCGATCATCTGATTGAGGTCGCGGATCTTGAACGGTCTGGTTGTGCAGGTCGAAATGACCGATCCCTGGCCGTCATCCCACGTACTGTAGCCCCGGGCGGTAGCACAGCGGCCGCAGGCCAGGGCGAGAAACCCGAGCCCGGCTGCGGTGGCCTGCTCGTTTAACATTGTGAGGCCATCTCCAATATTTTCGGCATCAGTCGGTCGCTGGCCGTGATGGCCGAGATGGATGCCGTCAAGGTAGGCATAGAGTTCCGCTGACATCCGTTCCTCAAGGGTTGCGGCAAGAAAGCGGAGGCCGTGCCATGCGGAGCGATGCATGTAGGGTGAAGCGGTCTGGAACCAGCCGGCCGTACACGGTAATGGCGGTTTGCTCTGCCGGGCAGCAGCGGCCAGATCCTTCCAGAACGAGGGCTTACCATTGGCACCGGGGCTGTTGGTGTCGATCACCTGGTCCGGGTATTTCATCCGGAGCGGTCCGATAGCAATCCCCCGCAGGTCCAGTTCCTGCCGGTCGCAGACGATCTTGACCGGGGTAAAAGAGAGGATAATGTTCCAGACCTGCAAAGTCTCGGGATCTGCAAGACTGTAGAGTGCGTCGCCGGTCAGGAAGAAGGTAAATACCGGACTCTCGCTCTTTTTCTGGTGCATCAGGGTTTCGGGGTAAAGCTGGACAAAGAAAAACTTGAGGGACTCTTCGATCCACGAAAGGCGCTCGACCGGCACAGGACTTGAGAGAAGGAAAAAATGCGCATTCATGAATATGGTCCTGCTTTATGCCTGCTGTAGTAGTGTCCTGTGCGTATCATCTTCACGGGATCGAGTCATATTCTGGTGCGAATCCACCGTCATACCCGGCTCGCGGTGATCCGGATATGGATCATGGTTGCCGCGGGGAAATCGCAGGTAATGATTAATTCATCGGAGGGGTTTTAAAGCCTTTGCATTTTTATGGGCCGCCCGCAGGCAGTGCTGGCCGACCTTGCCGGTAATGCCAGGTTGTTTTTTTGCTCTGTAGAAATCATCTGGTAATCTTTGACGCTCTCGGGGGTTTCACCCCCGCCGCTGAGGTGCCCCCGATTGCGATAGTGACGTATTACCGTAACCTCTTCGTCCCATCGCAATGTGCCCCGTCCCCCAACGGGGGACTGGTGGCATAAGAGGGGGGCGTCAAATTATATGATACAAAGATTTCTACAGAGCAGTTTTTTTAGATTAATGCCGGTACACGAGATATCCCCCGGGTTCGGTTCAGGTATACCTTGTTCGTCAATGCCGGCTTTGGCTTTGAGGCAGGAAAAACCGGTGTCCGTTTCCGCATAGCAGGCACCAGCAGGTACCGTCATGTGTACTGTCCGGCCGGAAGGGAAGATGCATGCACATTCCACAACAGGTATACCCAAGAAAGAAGTAAACAGAATATAGGTTACCATGACAGACGAAAAGATCCAAAAAGCACTCCAGGAAGCTGGCATTGATGAGAAGATTACCTGCCCGCAGGCATTTGCCATTGCAGAGAAAGCAAAAGTCTCCCGGAGTGCAGTCGGGGAATACTGCACAAAAAACCGGATCAAGATCCGGGAGTGCCAGCTGGGCTGCTTCAAATGAGCAGGTTCTTAAACGTTATCCCGGTAGCTGATGCAGTAGCTGCAGTTATCCGCATCTCCCCCTCTCTCGTCACCGAGACAATCCCGCTGGAGTTCTCGGTGGGCCGGATCCTGGCTGCAGCTGTTACTGCCGATACTGATATCCCGGGATTTGATCGCTCGGTTGTGGACGGGTATGCGGTCCGGGCCGCAGATACCGCAGGAGCCGGCGATGCGATCCCTGCCCTCCTTCACTGTGCCGGGCGGATTGCCATGGGCAGGCTAAATGCACATGGCACCCTTGCTCCCGGCACCTGCACCTATATTCCAACGGGAGGTGTGCTACCGGCTGGAGCCGATGCCGTGGTGATGGTTGAGTATACTGAGGAGGCAGGCGATACGGTGCTCGTGAAAAGATCCGTATCCCATGGAGAGAATGTTCTTCTCAGGGACGAGGATTTCAGACGGGGTGAGTGCGTCTTTTCTTCAGGCCGCCGGATCTCCCCGCAGGATGCCGGGGTGCTTGCCGCGTGCGGTTGTGCAGCTGTCACGGTAGCAAAAAAACCGGTGGTCGGGATCATCTCGACCGGTAATGAACTGGTGCCGGTGACCGTTGTTCCCGGGCCGGGGCAGGTGCGGGATGCAAACGCCTCCATGCTTGCAGCATACCTCACGGAATACGGCTGTATCCCCCGGCTCTACGGGATCATTCCCGATGAGAGGCTGGCTTTTGAAGCGGTCCTTGCCCGGGCGGTACCGGAATGCGATGTTGTCCTCCTTTCCGGCGGAAGTTCTAAGGATGACCGGGACATGACTGCCGCAGTCATTGCAGCCATGGGTGAAGTGCTCGTTCACGGGATCGCGATTGCCCCGGGAAAACCAACCATCATCGGCCGGATTACGAATAAACCGGTCTTTGGCCTCCCGGGTCACCCGGCCTCGGCGTTTGTCGTGCTCATCGCCATTGTCCGTCCGCTGCTCGACCGGATGCTCGGGATACCCCGGCCCCTCCAGCGGACTGAGCAGGCGACCCTTGCCGTTAACATCCCCTCCCAGCGGGGACGCGAAGAGTACGTCCGGGTCACCGTAGAAAACGGCATCGCAACACCGCTTTTTGGCAAATCCGGGCTTCTCAATACCCTCATCCGGAGCAATGGTCTTGTCCGCATCCCGGCAGGTGCCGAGGGTCTCGAACAGGGCAGCATCGTTGAGGTGATCCTGTGGTAAAACGTTACCTTTCTGTAATCATGCTTGACGATGCCCTCGCACTTCTCGCCCGCGAGTTCCCCTGCACCCCGTCAGCGGTGCAGGTCCCGCTGGAAGCAGCAGCCGGCAGGATCACGAAAGGTCCCATCTTTGCCCGCTACTCGGTACCGGAGATCCACCTTGCCGCCATGGACGGCATCGCGGTCCGGAGTGAGGACACAAAGGGAGCCTCCGAGCAGCATCCCGTTACCCTTCCCCGTGCCGCACGGGTGAACACCGGCAATGTGGTACCACCTGAATATGACGCGGTCATTATGATCGAAGATGTCTGGGAGGCAGATGGCACCTATACGATCCGTAAGGCTGCCTCACCGTGGCAGCATGTCCGCCCGGCAGGAGAAGACCTTGCCGAGTCCGAGATGGTGATGCCATCTGCCCACCGTATACGGGCGCACGAGTTAGGGGCGCTAGCCACCTACGGTATCACTCTTCCGGAAGTGATTGCGGTTAACGTGGGTCTTGTTCCCACGGGAAGCGAGCTCGTCCCTGCGGGAACCCGCCCGGCTCCCGGGCAGGTAGTAGAGAGCAACACCGTCATGGCAAAGGCCATGCTCGAAGAGGCCGGAGCCACGTGCACCCGGTACCCGTTTGTCGAGGACAAACCCGAAAAGATACGGAATGCCATTGCTGAAGCGGTGCTGCAGAACGACATCGTCATCGTCTCGGCAGGCTCTTCTGCGGGAACAAAGGACTACACCGCCGACGTGATCGCGGAACTGGGCGAAGTGCTCGTCCACGGGGTTGCCATCAAGCCGGGTAAACCGGTCATCATCGGCAGAATTGACAAAAAACCGGTCATCGGGCTGCCCGGCTACCCGCTCTCTGCACTCACGGTGATCCGGGAGATCGTCTGCCCGTTCATAAGGAACTATGGGCTGGTAATTCCCGAACCCGGGTCCATCCGGGCGCAGATCACCACCGTAGTTGCAAAGGAGATCGGCTCGGACGAGTTCGTGCTCTGCACGCTCGGGCGGATAGGCAACCGCTGGGTGGTCTCCCCGCAATCCAAGGGAGCCGGTGTCCAGATGAGTGGCGTGCGGGCCAATGCGTACATCCGGGTCCCCCGGGTATCGGAGGGATTCGACGCGGGCAGCGAGGTGGACGCCCGGCTTATGGTGCCGGCCGCCGAAGCGGCAAATGCTCTTCTCATCACCGGCAGCCACGACCCGGTCATCGACTACCTGGCTGACCTCATCCGCCCGCAGGGTATCACCCTTCTCTCTACGCACGCGGGCAGCATGGGTGGGATCCTGGCCCTGAAAAAAGATGAGTGCCATGCGGCGCCAACTCACCTGCTCGCCGAGGACGGGAGTTACAACACCGCGTACCTGGAAAAATTCCTGCCCGGCACTGATGTAAACCTCATCTGTGTGGCGGAACGGCAGCAGGGAATCGTGTCACGCGACGGGCTGATGTTTAACGATCTTGCCGGCCGGGCGTTCATCAACCGGCAGAGAGGCTCCGGCACCCGGATGCTTCTCGATTACGAGCTGAAGAAAGCAGGGATTGATCCCGCGACCCTCCCAGGATACGAGCGGGAGGTGACGACCCATATAGCAGTCGCTCTTGCTGTTAAAAGCGGGGAGGCAGACGCGGGTATGTGTGTCTACAGCGCTGCAAAAGCCCTCAATCTACCATTCGTACCGGTAGCACAGGAGCGGTATGAACTTGCCTTCCGCAAGGAACATACGGACGACCCGCGTCTTACTGCACTCATTACGGCCATTCGCTCACCCGCGTTTAAGGATATCCTCACCCGGCTTGGGGGGTACGATACAACCAGGACCGGGCAGCAGCGATCGGTCCGGTAATGCCGGGTGTAGGATTAACGCCGGATTCCGGCAGAGTATGAGTTCCCCATGGAAAAGATGGGGTCGGCATTTAATCTTCTCGTTGGATCGGGAAGGGACCGGTTTTGGTTCATAACATGTGCATAATATATACCCGGTTCATAACAGACTCTTACAATTACCTGTATCAGAAAAAATTATGATACAGATGCACACAGCATGATCCCAATCCAATAAACGGGGAATCTAACGGGGAATCCGTACTTTCCCATCTTTCCTTGCATCCATGTTAGAAAAATCACGAATGAGTCAATCACTTATGAATCAACTTTTTTTTAGGTTAACTATAAGTTAGAATATTAACCATTTGTTAATTTAGAAACCTTTAACTAACTTGCTGAACAACAATTTCAATTACGACGACAAGTGTGTGATACGCATGGCGTTTTCTGTACATATTAACATGGAGCAATGCACCGGTTGTGGCAACTGCGTCATTGCATGTCCGGTTGATGCTCTCGAGCTACATACCGTGGAACCGGCCAGTAAGGAGAAAATATACGCGGTCAGGAACGGCAAATCTGTTCACCTTGATGTCAAGGCTGAACTCTGTGCCGGCTGCGGTGTCTGTGTCAATGCCTGCCCCTACGACGTGATCCGTCTCTCGGGAAGAGGAGAGACGAGCGCAGCGATGCTGGTCTGAAGTGAGGAGTACCATGACAAAGAACATTACCCTGAACCTGATATCCGGCAGGACCATCCAGCAGGGCGTTGCGATCGAGGGCGGCAAGGAAAAGCCCCTGTACCGCACTGCCTGCGGGATCATCGAGATGGACCACGAGGACTTAAAGAAACTCGGTGCCTGGAAGAACACCAATGTCAAGGTCACCAGCGACCATGGCAGCGTTATTGTCAAGGCGATTGAAGCCACGCAGGGTCCTCACCCGGGCGTTGGTTTTATTCCCATGGGACCCTGGGCGAACTCGATTATCAACCCCAACACCTACTCAACCGGTATGCCCACATTCAAGGGAACCCCGGTAACTGTTGAGGTTGCCATCAATGAACCCATCCTCCTTGGTATCGAACTGGTGCAGAAACAATGCGGGGTGAAAGTAGGATGACAAAGACTGTCACTGATGTGATCTGCCCGTTCTGCGGAACCCTCTGCGACGACCTTGAAGTGGTCGTCTCCGATGACGGCAAACAGCTTCTGGAAGTCTACAATGCCTGTGTGATTGGGACCGAAAAATTCCTGCACTCCCAGGCAAAGGACCGCGTGACCCGCCCCCGGCTTCGCCAGGCTGACGGCTCGTGGAAAGAGATCAGCTACGATGAGGCAGCTGACTATACCGCCGCGATGCTGGCAAAAGCGAAAAAACCCCTGATGTACGGCTGGAGCTCCACCAACTGCGAAGCGCAGAGCGTGGGCAATGAGATCGCCGAGATCAGCAAGGCCTGCTGTGACAACACCGCAGCCGTCTGCCACGGCACGACTCTTATCGCCGTCCAGGATATCGGTCTCCCGACCTGTACCCTTGGGGAAGTCAAGAACCGTGCGGACCGTGTCATCTTCTGGGGATGCAACCCGGCTCACGCCCACCCCCGGCACATGTCCCGATACTCCATCTTCCCCCGCGGGTTCTTTACCGGCAAGGGACAGATGAGCCGCAAGATGATCGTCGTGGACCCCCGCTGCACCGACACCGCCAAGATGGCAGATGTCCACCTCCAGCTCGAGCAGGGCAAGGACTACGAACTCTTAAACGCCCTCCGTGTTGCGTTCAAGGGCGAATGGCTCCCTGACGTAGTAGCAGGTATCCCGAAAGAGAAGATCCGGGAAGCCGCAGACATGATGAAGAGCGGCCGGTTCGGGATCATCTTCTTCGGTATGGGTGTCACCCAGTCCCTGGGTAAGAACCACAACATCGATGAAGCCATTGCCGTCACCAAGGACTTAAACGAGTACACGAAATTCTCGATCATGCCGATGCGGGGCCACTACAATGTGACCGGCTCCGGAGAAGTTTTCGCATGGCAGTTCGGGTTCCCGTACTCGGTCGACTTAACAAGGGGATTCGCCCGCTACAACCCCGGCGACACCAGCTCGATCGACCTGCTGAACCGTGGCGAAGTGGATGCCATGTTCACCATCGGCAGCGATCCGGGTGCACATTTCCCCATCAGTGCCGTCAAGCATATTGCCAGTGTCCCCTCGGTCTGTATCGACCCGCACCTCACCCCGACAAGCGGCGTCTCGAAGCTGCATGTCCCGGTTGCATTCAACGGCGTAGAGACCGGAGGTAACTGCTATCGTATGGACAACGTGCCAATCGACTGCCGCAAGGTTGTTGAACCACCGGCGGGCATGCTCACCGATGAGCAGTTCCTCGTCATGGTCCGTGACCGGTTGAAGAAACTCAAGGGGGCTGCATAATCATGTCAGAATATATCATAAAGAACGGAAACGTCTTTGACCCGGTCCAGGGAATAAAAGGCGACAAGAAAGATATCGCTATCAAGGATGGCAAGATTGCTGACAAGGTATCATCATCAGCAAAGGTCATCGATGCAAAGGGTATGACCGTCATGGCCGGTGCCGTGGAGATCCACGCCCACATCGCAGGTCCGAAAGTCAACCTTGGCAGGATCTACCGGCCGGAAGACAAGCTCTTCACCTGCACCCCGACAAAGGGCATGGAGCGGATGGGCGGCGGGGCATCGATCCCGACCACCTTCAAGACCGGCTACGAGTACGCGAAGATGGGGTACACCACCGCCATGGAAGCGGCGATGCCCCCCATGTTCTCCCGTCACGTGCACGAGGAGATCCGCGACACCCCCATCATCGATGAGGGCGCATTCCCGGTCTTTGGCAACAACTGGTTTGTCTTAGAGTACCTCAAGAACCATGAAATCGAGAACACCGCAGCTTACATCGCCTGGATGCTCCGCGTCACCAAGGGGTACGCCGTCAAGGTCGTCAACCCCGGCGGCACGGAAGCCTGGGCCTGGGGACTTAACTGTCTCTCGGTCAATGACCCGGTCCCGTACTTCGACATCACCCCCGCAGAGATCGTCAAGGGACTCATCGAGGCAAACGAGTACTTAGGTCTCCCGCACTCGATGCACATCCACCCCAACAACCTCGGGAACCCCGGATGTTACCAGACAACCCTCGACACGCTGAAGCTTGCCGAGGGCATGAAGGCCAACAACAAGTTCGGCCGCGAGTCCGTGATGCACCTCACCCACTCCCAGTTCCACTCCTACAAGGGAACCAACTGGGGCGACTTCGAGTCCGGTGCCAAGGAGATCACCGACTACGTCAACAAGAACAAGAACATCACCATCGACACCGGTAACGTCACCCTTGACGAGACTACCACGATGACTGCCGATGGTCCGTTCGAGCACCACTTAACCGGGCTCAACAACTTAAAGTGGGCGAACTGCGATGTGGAACTCGAGACCGCAGCTGGTGTCGTGCCGTACATCTACAGCCCCAACATCTCGGTCTGTGCGATCCAGTGGGCAATCGGTATGGAGATCCCCCTGATGATGAAAGACCCGATGCGCTGCTACATTACTACCGACCACCCGAACGCAGGACCCTTCACCCGGTACCCCCGCGTCA is part of the Methanoregula sp. genome and harbors:
- a CDS encoding ATP-binding cassette domain-containing protein encodes the protein MLDATIHKKLRDFSLDVTIHAGPGEIVVLMGENGAGKSTVLNIISGLVTPDEGLVCLDGAVLFDSGNGVNVPVENRRIGYVFQNSAVFPHLSVRDNIAFGLRAHHKSPVFIEERVGYWLSKLNIGELAHVKAGNLSGGQKQRVALGRALAIEPALLMLDEPFTALDAENIRSAKELLRSFVTGMHIPCLVVTHRIADSRDVGDRLYMINRGSREWEGRPEDVAECTYRNESG
- a CDS encoding DsrE family protein, whose protein sequence is MNAHFFLLSSPVPVERLSWIEESLKFFFVQLYPETLMHQKKSESPVFTFFLTGDALYSLADPETLQVWNIILSFTPVKIVCDRQELDLRGIAIGPLRMKYPDQVIDTNSPGANGKPSFWKDLAAAARQSKPPLPCTAGWFQTASPYMHRSAWHGLRFLAATLEERMSAELYAYLDGIHLGHHGQRPTDAENIGDGLTMLNEQATAAGLGFLALACGRCATARGYSTWDDGQGSVISTCTTRPFKIRDLNQMIDRFLASHTILSSDAGALQIRKQGAAHSSHSFNRAEKTSKAPPVTILITKSPYSTELASGAVAFAAACAHAGILTRVVFMEDGIYAVTGNHKVQPGSAVYSIQEVINAVAGSANLQFFAFTPSFQKRGITKDKSLNAVLEIGYPGLGKIFFYPPGLVDAEHQRVLVF
- the glp gene encoding gephyrin-like molybdotransferase Glp; translated protein: MSRFLNVIPVADAVAAVIRISPSLVTETIPLEFSVGRILAAAVTADTDIPGFDRSVVDGYAVRAADTAGAGDAIPALLHCAGRIAMGRLNAHGTLAPGTCTYIPTGGVLPAGADAVVMVEYTEEAGDTVLVKRSVSHGENVLLRDEDFRRGECVFSSGRRISPQDAGVLAACGCAAVTVAKKPVVGIISTGNELVPVTVVPGPGQVRDANASMLAAYLTEYGCIPRLYGIIPDERLAFEAVLARAVPECDVVLLSGGSSKDDRDMTAAVIAAMGEVLVHGIAIAPGKPTIIGRITNKPVFGLPGHPASAFVVLIAIVRPLLDRMLGIPRPLQRTEQATLAVNIPSQRGREEYVRVTVENGIATPLFGKSGLLNTLIRSNGLVRIPAGAEGLEQGSIVEVILW
- a CDS encoding molybdopterin biosynthesis protein — its product is MVKRYLSVIMLDDALALLAREFPCTPSAVQVPLEAAAGRITKGPIFARYSVPEIHLAAMDGIAVRSEDTKGASEQHPVTLPRAARVNTGNVVPPEYDAVIMIEDVWEADGTYTIRKAASPWQHVRPAGEDLAESEMVMPSAHRIRAHELGALATYGITLPEVIAVNVGLVPTGSELVPAGTRPAPGQVVESNTVMAKAMLEEAGATCTRYPFVEDKPEKIRNAIAEAVLQNDIVIVSAGSSAGTKDYTADVIAELGEVLVHGVAIKPGKPVIIGRIDKKPVIGLPGYPLSALTVIREIVCPFIRNYGLVIPEPGSIRAQITTVVAKEIGSDEFVLCTLGRIGNRWVVSPQSKGAGVQMSGVRANAYIRVPRVSEGFDAGSEVDARLMVPAAEAANALLITGSHDPVIDYLADLIRPQGITLLSTHAGSMGGILALKKDECHAAPTHLLAEDGSYNTAYLEKFLPGTDVNLICVAERQQGIVSRDGLMFNDLAGRAFINRQRGSGTRMLLDYELKKAGIDPATLPGYEREVTTHIAVALAVKSGEADAGMCVYSAAKALNLPFVPVAQERYELAFRKEHTDDPRLTALITAIRSPAFKDILTRLGGYDTTRTGQQRSVR
- a CDS encoding 4Fe-4S dicluster domain-containing protein, with product MAFSVHINMEQCTGCGNCVIACPVDALELHTVEPASKEKIYAVRNGKSVHLDVKAELCAGCGVCVNACPYDVIRLSGRGETSAAMLV
- a CDS encoding molybdopterin dinucleotide binding domain-containing protein is translated as MTKNITLNLISGRTIQQGVAIEGGKEKPLYRTACGIIEMDHEDLKKLGAWKNTNVKVTSDHGSVIVKAIEATQGPHPGVGFIPMGPWANSIINPNTYSTGMPTFKGTPVTVEVAINEPILLGIELVQKQCGVKVG
- a CDS encoding formylmethanofuran dehydrogenase subunit B, which produces MTKTVTDVICPFCGTLCDDLEVVVSDDGKQLLEVYNACVIGTEKFLHSQAKDRVTRPRLRQADGSWKEISYDEAADYTAAMLAKAKKPLMYGWSSTNCEAQSVGNEIAEISKACCDNTAAVCHGTTLIAVQDIGLPTCTLGEVKNRADRVIFWGCNPAHAHPRHMSRYSIFPRGFFTGKGQMSRKMIVVDPRCTDTAKMADVHLQLEQGKDYELLNALRVAFKGEWLPDVVAGIPKEKIREAADMMKSGRFGIIFFGMGVTQSLGKNHNIDEAIAVTKDLNEYTKFSIMPMRGHYNVTGSGEVFAWQFGFPYSVDLTRGFARYNPGDTSSIDLLNRGEVDAMFTIGSDPGAHFPISAVKHIASVPSVCIDPHLTPTSGVSKLHVPVAFNGVETGGNCYRMDNVPIDCRKVVEPPAGMLTDEQFLVMVRDRLKKLKGAA
- a CDS encoding formylmethanofuran dehydrogenase subunit A; the encoded protein is MSEYIIKNGNVFDPVQGIKGDKKDIAIKDGKIADKVSSSAKVIDAKGMTVMAGAVEIHAHIAGPKVNLGRIYRPEDKLFTCTPTKGMERMGGGASIPTTFKTGYEYAKMGYTTAMEAAMPPMFSRHVHEEIRDTPIIDEGAFPVFGNNWFVLEYLKNHEIENTAAYIAWMLRVTKGYAVKVVNPGGTEAWAWGLNCLSVNDPVPYFDITPAEIVKGLIEANEYLGLPHSMHIHPNNLGNPGCYQTTLDTLKLAEGMKANNKFGRESVMHLTHSQFHSYKGTNWGDFESGAKEITDYVNKNKNITIDTGNVTLDETTTMTADGPFEHHLTGLNNLKWANCDVELETAAGVVPYIYSPNISVCAIQWAIGMEIPLMMKDPMRCYITTDHPNAGPFTRYPRVIKWLMSKKARDTQVNAFKHKDKVLSQTSIGSLDKELSLYELAQMTRAGPAKTLGLGGMCGGLKPGMDADIAVYNFNPDKPVADPEDIEKAFSRCAYTFKSGVEVVRNGEIVSLGNKRTLWVNVKVNDNPQVMRDINEKFLKYYSMTQNNYEALGHHFVPNPYALEVDATRV